One genomic segment of Candidatus Omnitrophota bacterium includes these proteins:
- a CDS encoding type II toxin-antitoxin system mRNA interferase toxin, RelE/StbE family, whose protein sequence is MVITKIYPTTHFIKAYKSLPEEIKLRAKKREKIFKTNPFDPRLKTHKLKGRLRDYWSYSVDYQYRILFRFINDETVLYYDIGTHSVYK, encoded by the coding sequence ATGGTGATTACCAAAATCTATCCTACCACTCATTTTATTAAGGCATATAAAAGCTTACCTGAAGAAATAAAATTGCGTGCTAAAAAGAGAGAAAAGATATTCAAAACCAATCCCTTTGATCCACGTCTTAAAACTCACAAACTCAAGGGAAGATTGAGAGATTATTGGTCATATTCTGTAGATTATCAGTACCGAATTTTGTTTCGATTTATTAATGATGAGACCGTTCTCTATTATGATATTGGTACACATAGTGTTTATAAATAA